A window from Culex pipiens pallens isolate TS chromosome 3, TS_CPP_V2, whole genome shotgun sequence encodes these proteins:
- the LOC120425657 gene encoding spastin-like produces the protein MRHQRPRNATECISDDENGYKHPGNLGVMNKSQTLPRSMGGSRTTPTGGSGVTGTGYGVGPTTAGAAGCTAGGGMPKIVPKPAETPPTIRRQFSIPSGSPIRKASNGYGHSGGKNTPPR, from the exons ATGCGCCACCAGCGACCCAGGAATGCCACCGAATGTATCTCCGACGACGAAAACGGCTACAAGCACCCCGGCAATCTCGGCGTGATGAACAAGTCCCAGACGTTACCCCGCAGCATGGGCGGCTCCAGGACGACCCCGACAGGTGGCAGCGGGGTAACGGGGACGGGTTACGGTGTTGGGCCTACCACAGCCGGAGCAGCAGGTTGTACCGCAGGTGGTGGCATGCCGAAAATCGTGCCAAAACCAGCGGAGACGCCCCCGACCATTCGGCGGCAATTTTCG ATTCCAAGTGGTTCCCCGATTCGTAAAGCAAGCAACGGTTACGGCCACAGCGGGGGCAAGAATACTCCACCCCGGTAA